A part of Legionella sainthelensi genomic DNA contains:
- a CDS encoding GIY-YIG nuclease family protein codes for MSLAYVSILASQHHGTLYVGSTSDIIKRTWEHKNKVSPGFTAQYNVHMMFYYEAYELYVEAARREKRFKNWPRQWKINLIEKLNPQSRDLYEEMCQ; via the coding sequence ATGAGTCTGGCTTATGTTTCTATTCTTGCGAGTCAGCATCATGGTACTCTTTACGTAGGCTCTACGTCAGACATCATTAAACGGACTTGGGAACACAAAAATAAAGTCAGTCCTGGTTTCACTGCTCAGTATAACGTACATATGATGTTCTATTATGAAGCATATGAATTATACGTTGAAGCAGCACGACGTGAAAAACGTTTCAAAAATTGGCCAAGACAATGGAAAATAAATTTAATAGAGAAACTAAACCCTCAATCGCGTGACCTGTATGAAGAAATGTGCCAATGA
- a CDS encoding carotenoid oxygenase family protein gives MNNSTNPFLLGNFAPVLDELDIKKLEVIGEVPHDLLGIYMRNGPNPAFPPISYTYPYDGDGMIHAIYIAQGQAAYKNRFVETKGLAKERKAGKALYSRVC, from the coding sequence ATGAATAACTCAACGAATCCTTTTCTTTTAGGAAATTTTGCTCCTGTTCTGGATGAATTAGACATAAAAAAATTAGAGGTCATTGGGGAAGTCCCTCACGATCTACTGGGAATATATATGCGTAATGGGCCTAATCCTGCATTCCCGCCTATTTCATACACTTATCCTTATGATGGAGATGGGATGATTCATGCGATCTATATTGCCCAGGGCCAAGCAGCCTATAAAAATCGATTTGTTGAAACGAAAGGATTAGCTAAAGAACGAAAAGCAGGAAAAGCACTTTATAGTAGGGTCTGTTGA
- a CDS encoding glutathione S-transferase family protein — MGLMIDGHWHDVWYDTSKTGGKFRREPAQFHFTISNESNARFAAEKGRYHLYVSLACPWAHRTLIFRKLKQLDDYIEVSIVHPHMLEKGWEFKKGMGATGDILYGFNYLYELYAKANSQYTGRVTVPVLWDKKEKTIVSNESAEIIRQFNHAFNHLTGDLQDFYPESLRPEIDYLNDRIYNSINNGVYRCGFATTQNAYEEAYVELFALLDELDKRLCHQKYLLGDQLTEADWRLFTTLIRFDVVYYGHFKTNQQRISDYHALQPYLKRLYHHPGIHETVDFLHIKQHYYYSHKTINPTQIVPLGPQLSFD; from the coding sequence ATGGGATTGATGATTGATGGGCACTGGCATGATGTTTGGTACGATACGTCAAAGACTGGTGGGAAGTTCAGGCGAGAGCCTGCCCAATTCCACTTTACAATTAGTAATGAATCAAACGCTCGTTTTGCGGCAGAAAAAGGACGCTATCATTTGTACGTATCACTTGCCTGCCCATGGGCGCACCGCACACTCATTTTTAGAAAGCTGAAACAATTAGATGATTATATTGAGGTCTCTATAGTGCATCCGCACATGCTTGAAAAGGGCTGGGAGTTTAAAAAAGGGATGGGTGCCACTGGAGATATCCTTTATGGATTTAATTATTTGTATGAGCTGTATGCCAAAGCAAACAGTCAATATACCGGTAGAGTTACTGTGCCTGTTTTGTGGGATAAAAAAGAAAAAACGATTGTTAGTAATGAATCAGCAGAAATTATTCGTCAGTTTAATCATGCATTTAATCATTTAACAGGTGATTTACAAGATTTTTACCCTGAATCTTTGCGGCCAGAAATAGATTACTTAAATGACCGAATTTATAATTCAATTAATAATGGGGTATATCGTTGTGGGTTTGCAACAACGCAAAATGCATATGAAGAAGCGTACGTCGAACTATTTGCTTTACTTGATGAGCTGGATAAACGTTTGTGCCATCAAAAATATTTATTAGGTGATCAACTTACAGAAGCGGACTGGCGCTTGTTTACAACATTAATACGTTTTGATGTTGTTTATTATGGTCATTTTAAAACAAATCAACAACGAATTAGTGATTATCACGCGTTGCAACCTTATTTAAAACGTCTGTATCATCATCCCGGAATTCATGAAACTGTAGATTTTTTACATATTAAGCAGCATTATTATTACAGTCATAAAACGATTAATCCAACACAGATTGTTCCTTTAGGACCGCAACTCTCTTTCGATTAA